The Aliiroseovarius pelagivivens genome contains a region encoding:
- a CDS encoding methyltransferase family protein, producing MSRERGSERPAKAVSLGHWIRLAVVYLLIPLVLLICGGDPKWWQAWLYSLLIVAAGFGGRLWAEQHHPGLTAERQNTKTIQNAKPWDKVLAPLMALSISYPVVMVAGLDHRFDWSLEFPLWLNVIGFALISLGYAFAAWAFAENRFFYSVVIIQTDRGHVVCDSGPYRFVRHPGYAGNIFSLFGVVCALGSVWTLVPVAIAVIISVLRTALEDRTLLEELPGYPDYAYRVRFRLVPYVW from the coding sequence ATGTCGCGTGAAAGAGGCAGCGAGCGGCCCGCCAAGGCCGTATCCCTTGGCCACTGGATCAGATTGGCCGTGGTGTATCTTTTAATCCCGCTGGTGTTGTTGATATGCGGCGGGGATCCCAAGTGGTGGCAGGCGTGGCTCTATTCCCTTCTGATCGTTGCAGCAGGGTTTGGTGGGCGGTTGTGGGCGGAACAACATCACCCCGGACTAACGGCCGAGCGTCAAAACACCAAAACCATCCAAAACGCAAAACCTTGGGACAAAGTGCTCGCACCCCTTATGGCGCTGAGTATTTCGTACCCTGTGGTCATGGTTGCAGGGCTTGATCACCGGTTTGATTGGTCGCTCGAATTCCCGCTCTGGCTAAACGTCATTGGGTTCGCCTTGATCTCGCTCGGGTACGCTTTCGCGGCATGGGCATTTGCAGAGAACCGCTTTTTTTACAGCGTGGTAATCATCCAAACGGATCGAGGGCACGTGGTATGTGACAGTGGTCCCTACAGATTTGTGCGACATCCGGGATATGCCGGAAACATCTTTTCCCTGTTCGGAGTTGTTTGTGCTCTAGGCTCGGTGTGGACACTTGTCCCGGTGGCGATCGCAGTCATCATTTCAGTTCTTAGAACGGCACTGGAAGACCGGACGTTGCTGGAAGAGTTGCCGGGCTATCCGGACTATGCGTATAGGGTTCGTTTCAGACTGGTTCCATATGTCTGGTGA
- a CDS encoding ABC transporter substrate-binding protein, producing the protein MTLLIKAAQIAAAATLALPLTLAPVHAETSLTIAVKSDRYSVKEDKFTFTTRRPAAQIAEPAVRPDANFNPSPLLFKDWSYADGIYTVSLQDGVKFSDGTPWNADSAIASFKQYDQNKSDFLQLDQESFTKLGEHQISFRSEVDSALVIENMTHRGTSLFLPSDDMAENPIGTGPYLLDSYDPKQQITVVRNPDYWGEAPNVDRMTFRFIGDDNVRLLALQNGEVDVIGEVTPQMMLSMPKDGSVVLHESRPIRYAALMFNMQGKAPFDIASDVKVRQALAYAIDRATLAQVLWDGRGQPAKTILPGWMFNMGDDHAKGFSYDLGRANALLDEAGWVMGADGVREKDGRKLALRMVSAYPNVSTVKPMPEMLDQMFAAIGVDIENIEIEDSGVYYDNYFKTGEADIYLEYASNNNTDPTYLLYNVFTTMSPWGYAVTSPGGNVDELAAASRVAKSREEVIELVRQAYRAVIDEHVSTIPVLTVPNFVLSRPGIDVQMSEYADWIEYGHTTFTN; encoded by the coding sequence ATGACTCTCTTGATCAAGGCCGCGCAGATTGCTGCGGCTGCTACGTTGGCCCTGCCGCTGACGCTTGCCCCGGTGCATGCCGAAACCTCTCTTACCATTGCCGTGAAATCCGACCGCTATAGCGTCAAGGAAGACAAGTTCACGTTCACCACCCGTCGACCGGCGGCCCAGATCGCAGAGCCTGCGGTGCGACCCGACGCCAACTTCAACCCAAGCCCGCTGTTGTTCAAGGATTGGAGCTATGCGGACGGCATCTATACCGTCTCCCTGCAGGACGGTGTGAAGTTCTCGGATGGCACACCTTGGAACGCCGACAGCGCCATTGCGTCATTCAAACAGTATGACCAGAACAAATCTGACTTCCTTCAGCTGGATCAGGAAAGTTTTACAAAGCTGGGCGAGCATCAGATCTCGTTCCGGTCTGAGGTCGACTCGGCGCTGGTGATCGAGAACATGACTCACCGTGGCACCTCGCTGTTCCTGCCAAGCGACGATATGGCGGAAAACCCGATTGGCACCGGCCCTTATCTGCTGGATAGCTACGATCCCAAGCAGCAAATCACCGTTGTGCGCAACCCTGATTACTGGGGTGAAGCACCCAATGTGGACCGCATGACTTTCCGCTTCATCGGCGACGACAATGTCCGCCTGCTGGCACTGCAGAACGGCGAAGTGGATGTGATCGGCGAGGTGACACCACAGATGATGCTGTCGATGCCGAAAGACGGATCGGTTGTGCTGCACGAAAGCCGCCCGATCCGCTATGCCGCTCTGATGTTCAACATGCAGGGCAAGGCACCCTTTGACATCGCAAGCGATGTGAAAGTCCGTCAGGCGCTGGCCTATGCGATTGACCGCGCCACGCTGGCTCAGGTGCTTTGGGATGGTCGCGGTCAGCCCGCCAAGACGATCCTTCCCGGCTGGATGTTTAACATGGGCGATGACCATGCCAAGGGGTTCTCCTACGACCTCGGTCGCGCCAATGCGCTTCTGGACGAGGCTGGCTGGGTCATGGGCGCAGACGGTGTGCGCGAAAAAGACGGGCGCAAGCTCGCCCTGCGCATGGTGTCAGCCTATCCCAATGTCTCGACCGTGAAGCCGATGCCGGAAATGCTGGACCAGATGTTCGCGGCCATCGGCGTAGATATCGAGAATATCGAGATCGAAGACAGCGGCGTCTATTACGACAACTACTTCAAGACGGGTGAAGCGGACATCTATCTGGAATACGCGTCCAACAACAACACCGACCCGACCTATCTGCTCTACAACGTCTTCACGACCATGAGCCCATGGGGGTATGCGGTGACGTCGCCGGGCGGCAATGTCGATGAACTGGCTGCCGCCTCGCGGGTTGCCAAAAGCCGCGAAGAGGTGATCGAGCTTGTGCGTCAGGCCTATCGCGCAGTGATCGACGAGCATGTCTCGACCATCCCGGTCCTGACCGTGCCCAATTTCGTCCTGTCGCGCCCCGGTATCGACGTGCAGATGTCGGAATACGCGGATTGGATCGAATACGGTCATACGACCTTCACCAACTAA